The Vitis riparia cultivar Riparia Gloire de Montpellier isolate 1030 chromosome 3, EGFV_Vit.rip_1.0, whole genome shotgun sequence genome includes a region encoding these proteins:
- the LOC117911451 gene encoding 40S ribosomal protein S29: protein MGHSNVWNSHPKSYGPGSRTCRVCGNPHGLIRKYGLMCCRQCFRSNAKEIGFIKYR from the exons ATGGGTCATTCTAACGTCTGGAACTCGCATCCCAAGAGCTACGGTCCCGGCTCTCGCACCTG TCGTGTGTGCGGGAACCCTCATGGGCTGATCCGGAAGTATGGGCTCATGTGTTGCAGACAATGCTTCCGCAGCAATGCCAAGGAAATTGGTTTTATTAAGTACCGGTAA